From the genome of Ovis aries strain OAR_USU_Benz2616 breed Rambouillet chromosome 5, ARS-UI_Ramb_v3.0, whole genome shotgun sequence:
gaaataaattatatatatatatacacacacacacacacacacacacacacatacattcttctGGGAGTAACGTAATAAACTGCAGTATTTTTTGTCATCAAAATCGGTGGTGCCAATAATAAGAACTTGCCCTTCTCATGCTAATCTAACAGCAAATATTCTTGTTTCATTTCAAATTCATATATGAACAAAATAATAGAGATTCTCACGTACAAGCAGGTCTGAAATATGTCAAGCAATTCCGTAAATCTAAGTCAGAACTTCTACATGACAAATAACCATTATCAATTTCATGCTAAGTGGGTgtttaaattttcagaaatcaaaacaattgaaaaataaaatcaatcatcataaaaatcagagctatAGTTCATCAGTCATGAGATGTCAGAAGGTCCCATATTTCCATAGCTCCATTCAATCTGAAATAATCAGAGACAGTGAAAATaagttataaaatacataagTGTCACTTTCACTTCCCTAGTGTTTTGAACCTGGAAAAGTTCAGATTTGCGAAGATTCCATTCTGATATTTTATCCAAAACAGTCAGTCAACCTCTGCCTCGCTACTTTGACTGTAAAAgcgttggggaaaaaaaaaaaaaaaaaaaccactaaggCAGGCTACACAACCTGATCTATTTCGTAAGGATCCAATTAATCCAGTGACCATATCATACTCTGGCTTCTAGTAGCAAAATTAATACTCCTTGTTTGAAAGTGATTCATACACTGCATGTGAATGAACTtaatctctttcttattttttatattttgtatgtagACTTTGGGagcaaatttaattaaaattatatttcagtaattatttacTCCCACATTGGAATTTCGTCTATATACTCTGTCTCCTACATCTATTTCTTGCCAATTCATGAATGAACAATTTTTACAGATTCAGTATCTCTGTGTGAAGTTATTCTCTCTGTGGTTTACATTTCAGCTGTTAGCAATTGAGTACAAGAGACAGCTCAATTCTGATGCCAACTTTGGCAGGAGTGAGCTTAAGCTGTTTTCTAACATACTTGACTCTGATagattctttttctctgttgttaTTTGTATCCTGAGAACACAATCATAGGCATCAGCAAAAGGGGAATTCAACATTGTCCTTTACTTGAGTCTTCATTTACATTATCAATAGCAGGGACTAATCGAATCTCAAGTCATATTTCATAGCTTAATCTTTTTCCTTAGATCTCTCAGTAAAACACCTCTAAGTTATTGCTAGTTCACAGTGACCTTCGGCTCTTGGAGCTTGATCTGCAGGGAATGTGTATAGAATTGCTTTGGAATGGTGCAAAATGTACTATTTGAAACATTGCCCAATAAGCAGAGACAGAGGTACTAAAGCAGATGATGTGTAAGCAGGTGCTTTTCAGGCCTCAGTGACAGCATTAGGGACTCTGGTTGGAACCGATCTCGGTTCTGCCAGATCCCCACAGTGCACAGTGAAGCGTATTCTGCTTTCCAACAGAAATGTGCTGGTGGAAGCATGCTTTAGATGTTATAGACTGGAATAAGTTTGAGATTCCTTACCCAGCTTTATAAAATCTGCTGAACACGTTTTGGTGCTTAGTCCATGCCCATGAAATCTGGAGGAACTGATTGTGACACCATCCCTGTTTTGTTGCTTGGAAAATACAGCTCATTATaactgttttagtttttttgtttgcttgttttctttactGCTGATATAATAAAGTATTACAAATGTAGTAACTTAAAGCAACACAAATGTATTAGCTTATATTTCTGTAGGTTAGAAGTTCAGCACAGTTCTCACCGAGCTAAAACtaaggtgctggcagggctgggTTCCCTTCTGGAGGGCCTAAAGGAGAATTTCTTTTCTTGACATCTCCAGCTGATAGATGGTGCCCGCATTCCTTGGCTCCTGGGCCTCTTTCTCAGTCTGCGGATGTCCAGTTCTTCTCACACCACATCGATTATATTCCTTCTGTCCTCACATCTCTTCCTCTGATTCTCTTCTTCTACCTCTTTTGGGCAGTTTCAAGTCCTATGGGGACTACATTCTGCCCACCCAAATAGTCCAGGATGATTAACTTATCCGGCAGTTTTGCAACCTTAACGGCATCCAGAAGGTCACCTTCTGTTTGCATGTTTTGCAACACATTCACAAGCTCATCTTCGGAAGATTGTTATCCTGCCTCCCTCAGCCATAGTTAGCGATACACTTCCCCCACCCATAAGAGCtgcttcaaattattttaatttgcattttttacaaaATGATTCTATGATAAAATTATGTATCAtgtatttctttcatatttctagGTGACAGGACTaataaaaaatggtccacagttTTCTTTTGGCTAGTATGGCTcatgggaaggaagagaaggaaaaaacagaaagaagagttTATAAAATTATGGTATAATTCCTTCCTTTAACCAATATCTGTAAACCTTGAATTATCAGGCAACATAATTGAACTTTTAAATTCATAGATCTTAATTGCCAAAAATTGTCATGGAATTTCCAGTGACAGCaaaatttcttagaaaactaaaactgTGCTGATTTTCAAAATAGTGTAGAATTAAAATGTGCTACATACAGATAAAGAATTTAGAAATTATACCCAATTCCAGGAAACTTtcttattattcattcatttttatatttttacttacaAAGACTTATGCTTATGTAGcaataaatatatagtaaaggtAACTTTTTTGTTTCATGCTCATTATTAGTGCTTAAGAATCAACTAAAAACATTAAGAATCAAATTgcatttttccaaaagaaagaaatctgagtttttcttctgaaaataaaatatgtaaatgttaATAGAGGAAAAATGGCCTTTTTATGAGACTCATTATCCTGAAGATGAGATggaaaatttctttaattttagtaCTACTACTTGAAAGCAGCATGTGCTATTTGCTTTGAACAATTGAGGctaaaaatgtgttttctcttcTCACAATCAATCAGATGAACACAACTTTttcaatgaaacattaaaaaaatctatacacaggttttaaaaaattctagcaCCAATGGCCATGCTTGTGCATAAGGCTCATTTTCTTTCTGAACTTATGATCATAATGCTAAAATGTGACTCCTAAAtcctattttataaaaaaaaaatttgaataataaaaCTGGTACAGATAATTGACTATCTCTTGTTGATAGTATTACTAAAAGTAAACAATGTCCTTTTAGGAATCAGTTCATGTCTTgccattgggaaaaaaaataggaatatatTCCACTATATCTAACTCCATCtagaaaatttaatttcatagaaatctttaatagaaataaaagattcACAGAATACATTCATATAAATATCAGTTCACGAATACACAGCTTAATGGTTTTCCACAGATGGAACAGTTGCTTAACTAGCACACAGATCAAGAAACAAAGTCTTACCACACCGTACAGTCTATGTGCAAACCCTTCTTCATTACTGTTTTCATGCACAAAGTAGCCGCTGACTTCTAACACTGTAGATTAATTTTCACTTTGAGCTGTATGTAAATGAATTGTGTAGCATGCACTGATTCTGCCTTCTTTTGCTCATCGTTATATTTGTGAGACTCATGTGGTTTTAAACTGTTCACGCTCATGTTTGTATATAAAATTCTGTATGATTATACTACAATGTCTTTATTTATCTCAATGTAGATGAATATTTGGCTTACTTCCAATTCAGGCTATTGGAAGAGTTTTGCTATCGTTGTAAGTGTGTTTTTGgtgaaacacacagacacatacatggagagaaatattttcttttgagtaTGTATCTAGGAATAGAATTCTATTTCCTTGGTGACTATTGAGGTTCAATAGATCTTCAGATGCTAATTTGCCatttggtatccatatgtttaaAAAGActataattattttgttatttttattattcctctAATGGATTCTCAAGAGATTACTGTGTAATGACATTATATTCTAAGATGTATTAAAATGGGTTATTAATATAAAGTTATTCTTTTTATACTCAATAATTTTAGAACCTTAGAACACTTCAAGCCCTTCTTTCCATTGCactattttttcacttattttaattttgtgtgtgtgctaagtcaattcagtcatgttgactctttgcgaccccatggactgtagccttccaggctcccctgtccctgggattctccaggcaagaacacgagtgggctgccactccctcctccaggggatcttgccaacccagggattcaacccacaaCTCTTAAGATAcaacctcctgcattggcaggcagattttttaccactagtgccatcagggaagccctatttaagTTTCCTTAATTTCAAAAGTAAGTTCTGAGATCATGGAGATGGATATCTTTTCTTGAGTTTCCATAGAATACTCTGCACCATTTAACTATAGCTTTGCTATCCTTGGTGGGTCAGAtgggaaagcatctgcctgcaatgcgggagaccagggttccatccctgggtcaggaagatctgctggagaaggaaatagcaacccactcatactatcgcctggaaaattctatggatggaggagcctggtggactacagtccatggggttgcaaagaggcggacacgattgagcgacttcactttcacttttcactttcatgcattggagaaggacatggtaacccactccagtgttcttgcctggagaatcccagaggcggcggaggctggtgggctgccgtctatggggtcgcaaagagttggacacgactgaagcgacttagcagcacccgCAGAAgcatactattgcctggaaaattccaggaatGGAAGAGaatggtggactacagtccatgggggttgcaaagaggtggaaatgactgagcaacttcactttgccATTCTTATCGCTAGTCACCAAATCAGTGCAggtggggactgcagccatgaaataagaagacgcttgctcattggaagaaaagctacgaaaaacctagacagcatattaaaaagcagagacattactttgtcaacaaagatctgtttagccaaagctatgtttttcccagtagtcatgtatggatatgagagttggaccataaagaaagctgagtgctgaagaatcagtgactttgaactatggtgttggaaaagactcttgagagtcccttggactgcaagaagatccaattgatccatcctaaaggagatcagtcttgaatattcactggaaggactgatggtgaggctgaaactccaatactttggccacctgatgcgaagaactgactcattaggaaagaccctggtgctgggaaagattgaaggcaggatgagaaggggatgacagaggatgagatggttggatggcatcattggctcaatgggcatgagtttgagaaagctctgggagttggtgttgtacagggaagtctggcatgctgcagtccatgggaccctaaagagttggaaacgactgggagactgaacttaactgaactgaactgattgatattCCCAGGTaatacatttgtctttctttttcttttttttttttggttccagttctttttcatttatttttatatcagtatTTAATATACTGGCTACCAGttctaatcagaaaaaaaatcttagacaTCTCTTCATTATGACAGCACATTCAGCGGAAGTCACTGATGTGCAAGCAAACCATAAAAGGTGCAGCTCTCTGGAAAGCGCAGTTCGTAGATTGTTTCAGTCTGAGTATTCTTTACGATGATTCTTGACGAGCGACTCTTTCAACCTTGTAAACATCAGTGTGCACAGTCTCGCTACTACATAGTTGCACGTCCTGGGACAGGAAGGCTGGTTCACAGCTAGTGGAAGCGAGGGCAGTCTATAAAGTTTTAATGGCTGATAAACCTTACATCCTGCAGAAGGAaagcacttttcctttttttgctacTTAAGAATGTGGCAGAAATGTATGCTGAGGTAGCCCAGTCAGTCCTTacgttttcctttttttgtgtaaATTTGGTCTCAGAATATTTCTGGAAGGGTGACGTTTCGAAGAAGCCACTGCTGGGATCGGCTTCCATTGcagtctctgatgctgggcacCTGGCTGTCCTCGTCTGTGGCTTTATCCAGGCACTGGTTACTGTTCACATGCTGCAGGGTCAATTTCACTGGGTCATACTCCCAAAGCTGGTTGCCTTTTAGGTGGTGGCATTTGAGCATTGTGACTGGGCCATTAAGTTTGGAGACATCCAAGCAAAGGTCATCTGTTCTAATTTCTTTGTTGGCAGTGTAAGAGAAAACCTGATTACCTCCCATACCGTGACAGTTAAAAattccaactttttcattctcttttctagcCATGTTATCTAGACACTGATTTGTTTCCACATTTcgtgtctttctttttcaattgaAGGGAAACGGCTGCATCATGATGCATGTCATTTTCGGTTCTGGGTCTGTCATTAACTGATTTGTTGACCTTGGAAGTGTTATAAGTTTTATTGTCTATAGAATAGAATACTATTATCTTTTACCTCACAGATTTTTTATGACTACTAAGTGAATTAGTGAAAGAAGAGGCCACAGAACTATGGCCTAAATAAGTTCAATAAACattagttgttttattttctatcttgtgGTAGAGAGCTGTCCATGTTAGAATGCATCACCCTTATGTCACCATCATCACAAGTCATTGAAACCTTATTCTTTTTCTACCATAACATGTGtgtggagtttttctttttggcttttattcttattttaatctTACCCATCAATAACTTTGTTACCTGTTTATATCCTATTATATTCCACTCCCAATTCCTGAATCTTAAAcagtatttttacttttctctctgttaacatttccaagtaaacagaaaatattaactcACTTCCTTtgactatttttctttaaatacgtTCTTTAGAATTCTCTTATGCCATTGAGTTTGAGGCATTTCAAAgactttttctctttgc
Proteins encoded in this window:
- the LOC132659910 gene encoding polypeptide N-acetylgalactosaminyltransferase 1-like encodes the protein MARKENEKVGIFNCHGMGGNQVFSYTANKEIRTDDLCLDVSKLNGPVTMLKCHHLKGNQLWEYDPVKLTLQHVNSNQCLDKATDEDSQVPSIRDCNGSRSQQWLLRNVTLPEIF